From the Thomasclavelia ramosa DSM 1402 genome, the window TCTTGGAGATAAGAATATGTATTTGGTAAAGTAATAATATGCTGATGAAGTTGATTTAAATACACTATCTCATTGCTTTTTAAGCCTACCTTTGTAGTAATAATACAGTAATCTCTGCTAAAATTATTGGGTTGTGCAGGTAATAATTTTTCTAAATCATGTTTATTTATATTGTCATTTGAGAATAAGTAATTCATTATTGCAAAATATTCGTAACGATTATAATTATAGCCGGTTTTGCTGTGACAAATAATGGATGCGATAGTTTTAGCTAATTTACTGATAAAACTGAATATTTCAGATGATGGCTTGCCATCTGCAAATAAAATGCATAAGTAACCAATAATATTATCATTGTCTGTTATTGCTGCAATAATTCGTGGAATTGTCTGCCCAACTCCGTAATCGACATAGATAACATTATTATTTTGATCCAAATCTTTTTGATAATTACCTAATTGGATAAATGGGAGCATCTCAACTGCTACTTTTTGATGTTCTTGCATGTGATCAAAGAGCATATCTCCAATTTGTTGATTTGGATGTTGTGCCAAAACTACATAATTCACATCACATAAGACCATTGGATGATGGAAATATTCGTATAATTGTTTCATAAATTGATGCAGATTATGATTTATTAATCCATTGAATAGAAATTCATACATATCTTTCATAAGCTCACCTCCTTTATATTATAAATGTAGTTGTGCAATTTGCACAACCAGTAATTAAATATTTGTATTTTTGCCCATGGTATTTTTTTAACAAGAAAGATAAAATTTAAATATCGACGGAGGTAATTTATATGAAATACGATGCATTATTTACACCTTTTAAAATAGGTAATATGGAAGTGAAAAATCGTTTTGTTATGGCACCAATGGGAACTAATTCTTCACATATTGATGGATGTATTGCTAATGATGAAATTGATTATTTTGAAGCGCGAGCTAAAGGTGGGGTTGGATTGATCATTATGGGATGTCAATTTTTAAATCCTGATTTAGCACAAGGATCATTAGAAGGAATCTTACAAAATAGTTACGTTATTCCTCAATTGACAACTGTAGTT encodes:
- a CDS encoding PucR family transcriptional regulator; translation: MKDMYEFLFNGLINHNLHQFMKQLYEYFHHPMVLCDVNYVVLAQHPNQQIGDMLFDHMQEHQKVAVEMLPFIQLGNYQKDLDQNNNVIYVDYGVGQTIPRIIAAITDNDNIIGYLCILFADGKPSSEIFSFISKLAKTIASIICHSKTGYNYNRYEYFAIMNYLFSNDNINKHDLEKLLPAQPNNFSRDYCIITTKVGLKSNEIVYLNQLHQHIITLPNTYSYLQDNCLYILITGLNRATKNNIINKVKSLITAVNIYKLKFGISYIFDNLLDINIYKQQALKAYDLSKQQFTFFEDIALESFFTTSSYKIYLHPLITKLKQIDESTKNDYYHTLKSYICNFGDSHKTIEQLAIHRNTLLYRLEKIKELTNVDLHDEKLCTLLLISFFLAENN